One part of the Musa acuminata AAA Group cultivar baxijiao chromosome BXJ1-5, Cavendish_Baxijiao_AAA, whole genome shotgun sequence genome encodes these proteins:
- the LOC135674181 gene encoding PLAT domain-containing protein 3-like, translating to MANGGVNNVLMTILLLLLFSCLATISHATRPSLVKVAVAGKDDEYKCVYTIYIRTGSIWKAGTDSVISLALAGADGVGVLIEDLESWGGLMGANYDYYERGNLDIFSGRGPCITSWPPCWMNLTSDGSGPHHGWYCNYVEVTTTGPHMGCSQQQFTVEQWLARDASPYRLYATRNYCPNPDDVGGQSEGGDNKVIRGSHVAHVE from the exons ATGGCCAACGGCGGAGTCAACAATGTCTTGAtgaccatcctcctcctcctcctcttctcctgttTGGCCACCATCTCCCACGCCACCAGACCTTCCCTGGTCAAG GTGGCGGTTGCCGGGAAGGACGACGAGTACAAGTGCGTGTACACTATCTACATACGGACGGGGTCGATCTGGAAGGCGGGGACGGACTCGGTGATCAGCCTGGCGTTGGCGGGGGCGGACGGCGTCGGGGTGTTGATCGAGGACCTGGAGAGCTGGGGCGGCCTCATGGGCGCCAACTACGACTACTACGAGCGCGGCAACCTCGACATCTTCAGCGGCCGCGGGCCCTGCATAACCTCCTGGCCGCCGTGCTGGATGAACCTCACCTCCGACGGCTCCGGCCCCCACCACGGCTGGTACTGCAACTACGTCGAGGTCACCACCACCGGCCCCCACATGGGCTGCAGCCAGCAGCAGTTCACCGTCGAGCAGTGGCTCGCCCGCGACGCCAGCCCCTACCGCCTCTACGCCACCCGCAACTACTGCCCCAACCCCGACGACGTTGGCGGCCAGAGCGAGGGCGGAGACAACAAGGTCATACGCGGAAGTCACGTGGCGCACGTGGAGTGA